One genomic window of Microbacterium testaceum StLB037 includes the following:
- a CDS encoding chloride channel protein yields MTAEPLAPTRPHRRAVLALSKLGLATLIVGLATGVAVLLLVWIVHSIEHLVWGHEQGPFLDGLPLPSPWWLPIATVGGAGVIAALGWYLLRRFGRTLATVEQGVDGKRMPWWETLADTVIQVTSVALGASIGKEVAPRELSAMAGSKIVGWFGLDARWRRILIASAAGAGLAAVYNVPLAGALFAIEILLAQFSVGAAVVALSVSAIATFVARPLVGDGSLYQVPALEVNASLVVAALLIGPLMGWGATSFATVTKALGRFRPKGWKLLVVLPLTFAAVGVLGAFFPLILGNGRALATAGFDLSQPALLLLLLALLKYVATTISLGSGAIGGTLQPSVAVGAALGAAAAAGWALIWPGADGTALAIIAAAAFLASNMRAPFTAIALIIEFTDTGFTLLLPIFLAVAGSLAASRLSSRAGLRRFTPIDPARP; encoded by the coding sequence GTGACAGCAGAGCCCCTGGCGCCGACGCGCCCGCATCGCCGTGCCGTGCTCGCGCTGTCCAAGCTCGGCCTCGCCACCCTCATCGTCGGTCTGGCGACAGGTGTCGCCGTGCTCCTGCTGGTGTGGATCGTGCACTCGATCGAGCACCTCGTCTGGGGACACGAGCAGGGGCCGTTCCTCGACGGGCTCCCGCTGCCGTCGCCGTGGTGGCTTCCCATCGCGACCGTCGGCGGAGCGGGTGTGATCGCCGCCCTCGGCTGGTACCTGCTGCGGCGCTTCGGACGCACTCTCGCCACGGTCGAGCAGGGGGTGGACGGGAAACGGATGCCGTGGTGGGAGACGCTCGCCGACACCGTCATCCAGGTGACCTCGGTGGCGCTCGGTGCCTCGATCGGTAAAGAGGTCGCCCCGCGCGAGCTGTCGGCGATGGCGGGATCGAAGATCGTCGGCTGGTTCGGCCTCGATGCCCGCTGGCGGCGCATCCTCATCGCCTCGGCCGCCGGGGCGGGTCTCGCGGCCGTCTACAACGTGCCGCTCGCGGGTGCCCTGTTCGCGATCGAGATCCTGCTCGCGCAGTTCAGTGTGGGCGCGGCGGTCGTCGCCCTCTCGGTCAGCGCGATCGCCACGTTCGTGGCCCGGCCGCTCGTCGGCGACGGGTCGCTGTACCAGGTCCCCGCGCTCGAGGTGAACGCCTCGCTCGTCGTCGCGGCCCTCCTCATCGGGCCGCTCATGGGCTGGGGTGCGACGAGCTTCGCGACGGTGACGAAGGCGCTCGGGCGGTTCCGCCCGAAGGGCTGGAAGCTCCTCGTCGTCCTTCCCCTCACCTTCGCGGCCGTCGGCGTGCTGGGCGCGTTCTTCCCGCTCATCCTCGGCAACGGCCGTGCCCTCGCCACCGCGGGCTTCGACCTGTCGCAGCCCGCCCTGCTCCTGCTTCTGCTCGCCCTGCTCAAGTACGTGGCGACGACGATCTCCCTCGGCTCCGGGGCGATCGGCGGCACGCTTCAGCCTTCCGTCGCTGTCGGGGCGGCGCTGGGCGCGGCCGCGGCCGCCGGGTGGGCGCTGATCTGGCCGGGGGCGGACGGCACGGCGCTCGCGATCATCGCGGCGGCCGCGTTCCTGGCATCCAACATGCGGGCTCCCTTCACCGCGATCGCGTTGATCATCGAGTTCACCGACACCGGCTTCACCCTGTTGCTGCCGATCTTCCTCGCGGTGGCGGGGTCGCTCGCGGCCTCGCGGCTCAGCTCGCGCGCGGGGCTGCGACGGTTCACACCGATCGATCCGGCTCGGCCCTGA